GGATGCGCTGCGGTCAGTGGATGGGGCCATGGGCTCGATCCTGAGCATGTATAAGGACCTGGGGTTGCTGAACCGTACCGCCGTTTTCGTGACCACGGTCAATGGCGACGAGACAGGCAAGGCGAACGGTGCGAGCAAAGAGGCGGGGACAGGGCTCCCGCAGATTCCCTGGATCGCCTGGGGCGCCGGCATCAAGGCCGGCTATGCCATCAAGGCGCCCGTGTCCATTATTGACACGGGCGCGACGGTGTTGCGGACGCTCGGGCTGGAGACCTATACGGAATGGGAGAGCCGGGCGGTCGAGGAGATTTTCATCGCGCCCAAGGTGGCCGCTGCGGAGGATGGGGCCCGGTCCGGTCGGCCGGGAAACATGGGGAATTAGGGAGGCGATGAGGCGTCATTCTGCCGGCAAGGTGAGCAAGGGGAGATGGTCTCGCCGGTTGGCCGTCCTGGCCATGGGCTTGTGTCTGCTCACGCAAACGTTGTCTGCTTCCGCCGCGCCGCCGGCCCCCTATTCGAAGGAATTCCCCATCACGATCGATGCCTCCGCGTTGACACCGCCGACTTGGTGGCAGGTCCCGGGGAAAACGCCGATGATCATGACGCTGGACCCCGAGAGCACCGAGGCGCTGCGGACGACCGTGCCGCACGAACTCAAGCTCAAACCCGGCTCCTATCGGTTCGGGACGTTCACGTTCGACTTTCCCTTCGTGGTTACGCTCGAAGGGGTCTTGGAATTCGCTCCGTCGCTGGATCAGTGCGTGAGCGGGCGGGGGACCCAGGTGTTGACGATCAAGTGCAGCCGCACACAGCCCTACGGGGGGCAGCGCGAATACTGATGTCGAGGGGAGTACCGGACCGTCCGTATTGAGGGACTTATGGCTCAGGCAGTCGAAGATTTGCTGGAAGCGCTCGAAGACGTTGATGATGCCACGCGTGAGGAGGCGGCCAAGGCGCTGGCCGAGCTGGCCGACCCGAACACGCTGGAAGCCTTGATTCGCGCCCGCGAGGACGAATTCTGGTCCGTGCGGGCCTATGTCTGTCAGGGGCTGGGGAAGATCGGCGGATCCAGGGCGGTGGAGTCCCTCGTCGGCCTGTTCAACGATCCCATCATGGAAGTGCGGGGCGCGGCGGTGACTGCCATGGCGCACATGGGGCCGGCGGTCGTCGAGCGGCTGGTCAAGTGTCTGAAGGACGAACGATGGCGGGTGAAAGAGCATGCCGCCAAGGTGTGCGGTGAGATCAAAGATGCGCGGGCGGTGGACGCCTTGATGCTGGTCTGTCGGGATCGGGACGGGGCCGTGAAAAGCGCCGCCGCCGAAGCGCTGGGGAAGATCGGCGACGCAAAAGCGATCCCCGCGCTGATCAAGCTCTTCCAAGATTCGTCGAAGACGGTGCGGGAGACGGCGGGGACGGCGCTGGTGGCGATCGGCGCGCCGTCGGTGGAACCGTTGCTGCAGTCGCTCAAGAACAAGGATTACGTCGTGCGTTGTCATGCGGCCCGTGCGTTGGGGGGGATGACCACCGACTACCAGATCGGCCGCACCTGGGTGACGGACGTCCGCGTGGTGGATGCGCTGATCGCGGCGCTGAAGGATTCGGACCGGGCGGTGCGCGAGGACGCGACGATTGC
This genomic stretch from Nitrospirota bacterium harbors:
- a CDS encoding HEAT repeat domain-containing protein: MAQAVEDLLEALEDVDDATREEAAKALAELADPNTLEALIRAREDEFWSVRAYVCQGLGKIGGSRAVESLVGLFNDPIMEVRGAAVTAMAHMGPAVVERLVKCLKDERWRVKEHAAKVCGEIKDARAVDALMLVCRDRDGAVKSAAAEALGKIGDAKAIPALIKLFQDSSKTVRETAGTALVAIGAPSVEPLLQSLKNKDYVVRCHAARALGGMTTDYQIGRTWVTDVRVVDALIAALKDSDRAVREDATIALGQIGDVRAIDALIEAMKDGAVKRHAIMSLGMIGDARALPVVLDAMRGKGIR